One window of Quercus robur chromosome 5, dhQueRobu3.1, whole genome shotgun sequence genomic DNA carries:
- the LOC126726503 gene encoding histone acetyltransferase of the MYST family 1-like codes for MGSLDSPRERENGNGGCRSPGDPKVGDGGMIVVESEAMKKRRASMLPLEVGTRVMCRWRDSKYHPVKVIERRKMPSSGPNDYEYYVHYTEFNRRLDEWVKLEQLDLDSVETVVDEKVEDKVTSLKMTRHQKRKIDETHVEGHEELDAASLREHEEFTKVKNIATIELGRYEIETWYFSPFPPEYNDCVKLYFCEFCLNFMKRKEQLQRHMRKCDLKHPPGDEIYRCGTLSMFEVDGKKNKVYGQNLCYLAKLFLDHKTLYYDVDLFLFYVLCECDDRGCHMVGYFSKEKHSEESYNLACILTLPPYQRKGYGKFLIAFSYELSKKEGKVGTPERPLSDLGLLSYRGYWTRVLLDILKKHKANISIKELSDMTAIKAEDILATLQSLELIQYRKGQHVICADPKVLDRHLKAAGRGGLEVDVSKLIWTPYKEQG; via the exons atgggatCGTTAGATTCACCGAGAGAGAGGGAGAACGGGAACGGTGGGTGTAGGAGTCCCGGAGATCCAAAAGTTGGCGATGGAGGAATGATAGTAGTAGAATCAGAGGCTATGAAGAAGAGGAGAGCGAGTATGCTTCCACTGGAGGTCGGTACTCGCGTCATGTGCCGTTGGAGGGACTCCAAATACCACCCCGTCAAAGTCATCGAACGCCGCAAAATGCCCTCCTCTGGCCCCAACGATTACGAGTACTACGTCCACTACACCGAGT TCAATAGGAGGCTTGACGAATGGGTGAAGCTTGAACAACTTGATCTCGATTCTGTAGAGACTGTTGTTGATGAGAAGGTGGAGGACAAG GTTACAAGCTTGAAAATGACACGCCACCAGAAGCGAAAGATTGACGAGACACATGTAGAG GGTCATGAAGAGCTTGATGCTGCCAGTTTGCGAGAACATGAAGAGTTcacaaaagtgaaaaatataGCAACTATAGAGCTTGGAAGATATGAGATCGAGACATGGTACTTTTCCCCCTTTCCACCGGAATACAATGATTGTGTGAAGTTGTACTTCTGTGAGTTTTGCCTCAATTTCATGAAGCGTAAAGAACAACTTCAGAGGCATATG AGGAAGTGTGATCTCAAGCATCCCCCTGGAGATGAGATATACCGATGTGGTACATTGTCAATGTTTGAG GTTGATGGCAAAAAGAACAAGGTTTATGGGCAGAATCTTTGTTACTTGGCAAAATTGTTTCTTGATCACAAGACCCTCTATTATGACGTTGACCTCTTTCTGTTCTATGTATTGTGTGAATGCGATGATCGAGGATGCCACATGGTTGGTTATTTTTCTAAG GAAAAGCATTCAGAGGAGTCTTATAATTTAGCATGTATCCTCACCCTTCCTCCCTATCAAAGGAAAGGCTATGGAAAATTTCTAATTGCCTTTT CTTATGAACTTTCTAAAAAAGAAGGTAAAGTCGGCACACCTGAAAGACCCCTTTCTGATCTTGGGCTATTGAGCTACAGAGGATACTGGACCCGGGTTCTTTTGGACATATTGAAAAAGCACAAGGCCAATATTTCTATCAAG GAACTTAGTGACATGACAGCCATTAAGGCGGAGGATATCCTGGCCACCCTTCAGAGCTTAGAATTGATTCAGTACAGGAAAGGGCAGCATGTCATCTGTGCTGATCCAAAGGTCCTGGATCGTCATCTAAAAGCTGCTGGTCGTGGGGGTCTTGAGGTTGATGTTAGCAAATTGATATGGACTCCTTATAAAGAACAAGGTTGA
- the LOC126728464 gene encoding homoserine kinase-like, producing MALWYQTPPPPTLNRISPTLKLNSLRYTCSYNLSIPNSRPTHIPELEPEPIFASVKTFVLATVANLGHGFDFLSYAVDGLGDFISLSIDLSVHPGKISITKISGNAAGKISRDPLSNSVGIATMARSRL from the coding sequence ATGGCTCTTTGGTATCAAACTCCTCCTCCTCCTACATTGAATCGTATCTCACCCACTCTCAAACTTAACTCATTACGCTACACCTGCAGCTACAACCTGTCTATTCCGAATTCCAGACCCACCCACATACCCGAACTTGAACCCGAACCCATATTCGCCTCCGTCAAAACCTTCGTTCTTGCCACCGTGGCTAACCTTGGCCACGGCTTCGACTTCCTCAGCTACGCCGTTGACGGTCTCGGAGACTTCATCTCCCTCTCCATCGACTTATCCGTCCACCCCGGCAAGATCTCCATCACAAAAATATCTGGCAACGCCGCCGGAAAAATTAGCCGCGATCCTCTGTCCAATTCCGTCGGAATCGCCACGATGGCACGATCAAGGTTATGA
- the LOC126726504 gene encoding 60S ribosomal protein L18a-like — protein MVTFRFHQYQVVGRALPTESDEHPKIYRMKLWATNEVRAKSKFWYFLRKLKKVKKSNGQMLAINEIFEKNPTKIKNYGIWLRYQSRTGYHNMYKEYRDTTLNGAVEQMYIEMASRHRVRFPCIQIIKTATIPAKLCKRESSKQFHNSKIKFPLVYKKIRPPSRKLKTTYKASRPNLFM, from the exons ATGGTTACTTTCAGA TTCCACCAGTACCAAGTTGTTGGGCGTGCTTTGCCCACTGAATCCGATGAGCACCCTAAGATTTACCGCATGAAGCTCTGGGCCACGAACGAGGTTCGCGCCAAGTCGAAGTTCTG GTATTTTCTGAGGAAGTTGAAGAAGGTCAAGAAGAGCAATGGGCAAATGCTTGCTATTAATGAG ATCTTTGAGAAGAACCCAACCAAGATCAAGAACTATGGTATCTGGTTGCGATATCAGAGTCGAACTGGTTACCACAATATGTACAAGGAATACCGTGACACCACTCTAAATGGGGCTGTGGAGCAGATGTACATTGAGATGGCTTCTCGCCACAGGGTCAGGTTTCCTTGCATCCAAATTATCAAGACTGCCACCATCCCAGCGAAGCTTTGCAAGAGGGAGAGCTCAAAGCAATTCCACAATTCCAAAATTAAGTTCCCCTTGGTGTACAAGAAGATCAGGCCACCATCTAGGAAGCTGAAGACCACTTACAAGGCATCAAGGCCCAACTTGTTTATGTAA
- the LOC126726510 gene encoding cytochrome b561 domain-containing protein At4g18260 isoform X1, whose amino-acid sequence MQNFHNCVPFYVSAYYLILLPLVGCSFHEDMNHFSSHKSNITDNFHKLSPQMTSDITIHGILLWASLGFLFPVGILIIRMSSREEPGSARFKAFFYVHVILQILSVLLATAGAVMSIKKFENSFDNSHQRLGLALYVVIWVQVFIGFFRPKRGKKERGMWYILHWILGTIISLVGIINVYTGLNAYNRKTSRSTTLWTILFTAEVSFIAFFYLFQDKWEYMQKQGVTLGDLPIALSNQEIPERFNQKEMLPEPCSKRNALMNLFD is encoded by the exons atgcaaaattttcacaattgtgTACCTTTCTATGTCTCTGCATACTACCTTATTCTTCTACCATTAGTTGGCTGTTCATTCCACGAAGACATGAATCATTTCAGCAGTCACAAGAGCAATATTACAGATAACTTTCACAAG CTAAGTCCTCAGATGACATCTGATATCACAATTCATGGGATTCTCCTATGGGCTTCACTGGGGTTCTTATTTCCTGTTGGGATACTTATTATCAGAATGTCTAGCAGAGAGGAACCTGGTTCTGCACGGTTCAAAGCTTTTTTCTATGTCCATGTCATTTTGCAG ATACTCTCAGTGCTTCTTGCCACAGCCGGAGCTGTCatgtcaataaaaaaattcgAGAATTCATTTGATAACAGCCACCAAAGACTAGGTCTAGCACTTTATGTTGTCATATGGGTGCAAGTCTTTATTGGATTTTTCAGGCCTAAAag GGGGAAGAAAGAAAGGGGTATGTGGTATATCTTGCATTGGATACTTGGGACAATAATTTCTCTGGTGGGGATCATCAACGTTTACACAGGCTTAAATGCATACAATAGGAAAACATCAAGGAGCACAACCCTTTGGACTATACTTTTCACAGCTGAGGTctcttttattgctttcttttacCTCTTTCAAGACAAATGGGAGTATATGCAAAAGCAAGGTGTCACTTTAGGTGATTTGCCGATCGCACTTTCTAATCAAGAAATTCCTGAAAGGTTCAACCAAAAGGAGATGTTGCCTGAACCATGTAGCAAGCGCAATGCACTTATGAATTTGTTTGACTAA
- the LOC126726510 gene encoding cytochrome b561 domain-containing protein At4g18260 isoform X2, which produces MTSDITIHGILLWASLGFLFPVGILIIRMSSREEPGSARFKAFFYVHVILQILSVLLATAGAVMSIKKFENSFDNSHQRLGLALYVVIWVQVFIGFFRPKRGKKERGMWYILHWILGTIISLVGIINVYTGLNAYNRKTSRSTTLWTILFTAEVSFIAFFYLFQDKWEYMQKQGVTLGDLPIALSNQEIPERFNQKEMLPEPCSKRNALMNLFD; this is translated from the exons ATGACATCTGATATCACAATTCATGGGATTCTCCTATGGGCTTCACTGGGGTTCTTATTTCCTGTTGGGATACTTATTATCAGAATGTCTAGCAGAGAGGAACCTGGTTCTGCACGGTTCAAAGCTTTTTTCTATGTCCATGTCATTTTGCAG ATACTCTCAGTGCTTCTTGCCACAGCCGGAGCTGTCatgtcaataaaaaaattcgAGAATTCATTTGATAACAGCCACCAAAGACTAGGTCTAGCACTTTATGTTGTCATATGGGTGCAAGTCTTTATTGGATTTTTCAGGCCTAAAag GGGGAAGAAAGAAAGGGGTATGTGGTATATCTTGCATTGGATACTTGGGACAATAATTTCTCTGGTGGGGATCATCAACGTTTACACAGGCTTAAATGCATACAATAGGAAAACATCAAGGAGCACAACCCTTTGGACTATACTTTTCACAGCTGAGGTctcttttattgctttcttttacCTCTTTCAAGACAAATGGGAGTATATGCAAAAGCAAGGTGTCACTTTAGGTGATTTGCCGATCGCACTTTCTAATCAAGAAATTCCTGAAAGGTTCAACCAAAAGGAGATGTTGCCTGAACCATGTAGCAAGCGCAATGCACTTATGAATTTGTTTGACTAA